In the Sandaracinus amylolyticus genome, CTCGGCCCCCGGCTCGATCGTTCACGGTCCCGCGGGGACCATGAACGCTCGAAGCGGGGCACGGAGCCTCCGAAGGTGGTCGCCCCGATGCCCGAGCCCCGGGCGCGCAGTGGCCGTCGCGCTCGGCGCACCGCGCGACGCGCGCCCGACGCGGCGCGGCACGTCTCATCGCGAGCCGGACGCGGGAAATCGGTCGCCCGATGCCCGTACCGAATGCGCGAGACCCCTCACGCGCCGCGCTGCACCCGATCGAGCTCGCTCCAATAACGATCCGCCAGCTGCACGATCCCCCGGATCGCGCTCCGGAACGCCCGTCGATCGAAGTTCGAGTCGGTGTTGAGCACCATCGCGAGCCGCACTTCGCCGTCGCTCGGATCCCACTCGAGCTTGCCCAGCAGCATCTGCCAGTTGAGCTCCATCAGGCGACGCATCACCGCGTCGGTCGTCGGGGCGTCCTGCGGCGCCACGAGGAAACGCTCGACGTAGACGTACACGGTGTCGGTGCGATCGCTGTACGCCGTGCGGATGCGGAACTCGCGCTGCGAGCTCGGTCCACGCTGCGTGAGCTCGCACGTCGCGCGCTGCGCGTCGGTCGCGTTGCAGGCGAAGCCCTCGATGCCCATGTGCTCGAGCTCGGTGCGCATCGCCGCGAGATAACGCGGCTGCCCCTCGGGCACCGTCTCGGTCGCGTGCGCCGGCGCCTCTTCGGTGCCCTCCTGCGCGAGCGCCGGCACCACGTCCACGAGCCTGCCGATCGCGACGCCGAGGAGGAGCATCGCGATCCCGAGCACACGGTTCCGCATCGTCATGATGCGGCCTGGAATCTCACGATCAGTCGAGGATGTCGAGCATCCCGTGGGGGATCTCCGCGGGCAGCCCGCCCTCCGCGGCGGTGAGCCGGATGAACACCTGACCGCGGCATCCGCTCGCCTGCACCGGGCCGAACGTGCGGCTGTCCTCGCCGACGTGCGCGCGGTTGTCGCCGAGCAGATAGAGGCCGTTCATGCGCGTCATCGCGCGGATCGCGAGCTGACGATCCGAGCGATCGAAGAACAGGTGCTCCTCGTAGTCGTCGAACTCCTCGATGCCCCAGGCCATCGGGTACGTGTGCCCCGTCTCGCCGTCGGTGAACTGCACCTGGCCGCGCACGTCGTGGGTCACACGATCACGCCCGAGCCGCAGCTGCCCGCGCTCCGCCGCGATCTCGCCGCCGGGCATCACCGCGACGCGTCCGATCACCCATCGCGCGGGATCCTGGGGATGACGGCAGAGCCCGATGTCGTTGCGCTCGAGCTCGGCGTCGCGCCACACGAGCACGCGATCCCCGAGGACCATCGTCGGCGCCATCCCGTTGTGCCGCACCGTCACCACGTCGACGAACCAGACGCGCAGCACCGCGATCGCGATCCCGCCGATCACGGCGAAGAACGCGAGCACCTTGAAGAGCCCTTTCCAGAACCCGCGCGGCATCCGCGGCGAGCGTAGATCAGGTGCGCCGCGATCGAGACATTTCTCAGAGCGCGGACGCGAGGATCGCGCACGCACGATCGAGCGTGATCGGCTGCGCATCGCGCGTCGCGGGCAGCGCCGCGGTGCGTCCCTGCACGATCTCGAGATCGCCGA is a window encoding:
- a CDS encoding YbjN domain-containing protein, with amino-acid sequence MTMRNRVLGIAMLLLGVAIGRLVDVVPALAQEGTEEAPAHATETVPEGQPRYLAAMRTELEHMGIEGFACNATDAQRATCELTQRGPSSQREFRIRTAYSDRTDTVYVYVERFLVAPQDAPTTDAVMRRLMELNWQMLLGKLEWDPSDGEVRLAMVLNTDSNFDRRAFRSAIRGIVQLADRYWSELDRVQRGA
- the lepB gene encoding signal peptidase I produces the protein MPRGFWKGLFKVLAFFAVIGGIAIAVLRVWFVDVVTVRHNGMAPTMVLGDRVLVWRDAELERNDIGLCRHPQDPARWVIGRVAVMPGGEIAAERGQLRLGRDRVTHDVRGQVQFTDGETGHTYPMAWGIEEFDDYEEHLFFDRSDRQLAIRAMTRMNGLYLLGDNRAHVGEDSRTFGPVQASGCRGQVFIRLTAAEGGLPAEIPHGMLDILD